The Gemmatimonadota bacterium genome window below encodes:
- the sufD gene encoding Fe-S cluster assembly protein SufD — MSDITTLAHAGALTQFAEAEPDWLRERRRDAWDVFQGTPMPTTRLEEWRYTNLKTKLDLDALSYGANGVGPADGETTAWPEALRRAIREEDASGRVVIVDGRVTHVELRSELADRGVVLSSLREAATEHADLVAEHLAVRAVAPGDGKFPALNAALWSDGVFLHVPRGVELEDPVRVTRWFSREGAASFGRTLIVARPGSQVSLVDELLSENFSSQTFISDAIELFAEQDARVQYVSIQQLGKGVFYQAAQRTLAERDSTLDTLNVALGGSVTRVDLNARLLGSGANSDMLGLYFGDADQHFDFNTSQDHEVAHTASDLLYKGALDGASRSVFRGIIRVHPKAQRTDAYQTNRNLLLSPDARADSLPNLEIEADDVRCSHGATVGELDSEAKFYLMSRGLPQRRAERLVVLGFLGEVLSRLPLGGVTEKVTRAITTKLRQGDH; from the coding sequence ATGAGCGACATTACTACCCTTGCGCATGCGGGCGCCCTGACGCAGTTCGCCGAGGCCGAGCCCGACTGGTTGCGTGAGCGTCGCCGAGACGCCTGGGACGTCTTCCAGGGCACTCCCATGCCTACTACCAGGCTCGAGGAGTGGCGTTACACGAACCTGAAGACCAAGCTCGATCTCGACGCTTTGAGCTACGGCGCCAACGGCGTCGGCCCGGCCGACGGAGAAACGACCGCCTGGCCCGAGGCCCTGCGCCGTGCGATTCGGGAGGAGGACGCCTCGGGCAGGGTCGTGATCGTCGACGGGCGAGTCACGCACGTCGAGCTGCGCAGCGAACTCGCCGACCGGGGCGTCGTGCTGAGCTCGCTCAGGGAGGCGGCCACCGAGCACGCGGACCTCGTCGCCGAACACCTGGCGGTGCGCGCGGTCGCGCCCGGCGACGGCAAGTTTCCGGCCTTGAACGCCGCGCTTTGGAGCGACGGGGTCTTTCTGCACGTGCCCCGGGGAGTGGAGTTGGAGGACCCAGTACGGGTCACCCGCTGGTTCAGCCGGGAGGGTGCCGCCAGCTTCGGCCGGACGCTCATCGTGGCCCGGCCCGGCAGTCAGGTCTCCCTGGTGGACGAGCTCCTCTCCGAAAACTTTTCCTCGCAGACGTTCATATCCGACGCCATCGAGCTCTTCGCCGAACAGGACGCAAGGGTCCAATACGTCTCCATTCAACAGCTCGGCAAGGGGGTCTTCTATCAGGCGGCGCAGCGCACTCTGGCCGAAAGGGACTCGACCCTCGACACCCTGAACGTCGCGCTCGGCGGTTCGGTGACCCGGGTCGACCTCAACGCCCGGCTGCTCGGCTCAGGCGCCAACTCGGACATGCTCGGACTCTACTTCGGAGACGCCGACCAGCACTTCGACTTCAACACCAGCCAGGACCACGAGGTAGCCCACACCGCGAGCGATCTGCTCTACAAGGGGGCGTTGGACGGGGCCTCGCGCTCGGTCTTCCGGGGCATCATCCGTGTCCACCCGAAGGCTCAGCGCACCGACGCCTACCAGACCAACCGCAATCTGCTGCTCTCGCCCGACGCTCGTGCCGACTCGCTTCCCAACCTGGAGATCGAGGCGGACGACGTGCGCTGCTCGCACGGTGCGACGGTGGGCGAGCTGGATTCCGAAGCCAAATTCTATCTGATGAGCCGTGGCCTGCCCCAGAGACGGGCGGAACGACTCGTGGTTCTCGGCTTCCTGGGCGAGGTCCTCTCCCGCCTTCCCCTTGGAGGCGTCACCGAGAAGGTCACCCGAGCCATAACGACCAAGCTGCGGCAAGGAGACCATTAG
- a CDS encoding cysteine desulfurase, whose translation MDLVDARREFPALDQEINGYPLTYLDSAATSQKPTAVTEALARYWALDNANVHRGIHELSRRATDAYEGARIKVARWIGAAEPAELVWTSGTTEAINLVATAWGLDNVGPGDEILLTTLEHHSNIVPWQLLARRTGARIRYIEMDGAGRLALDGLSDLLTERTKVVAFGHVSNALGTINPVREIAAAARGVGALVVVDGAQGAVHAELDVGTLADAGVDCYAFSGHKMCGPTGIGCLWARRELLDTMDPYKGGGEMIAVVRRDASTWADLPHKFEAGTPNIAGAVGMGAAVDFLEAIGRKAVIEHELELLAYALDRVGEIDGVTIYGPQGDDHSAIVSFTLGDAHPHDISTILDLRGVAIRAGHHCAQLAMKHFGVAATARASFYLYNDREDVDRLVEGLHEVKEIFG comes from the coding sequence TTGGACCTCGTCGACGCAAGACGGGAGTTCCCCGCGCTCGATCAGGAGATCAACGGCTATCCGTTGACCTATCTGGACAGCGCCGCGACCTCTCAGAAGCCGACGGCGGTCACGGAGGCGCTGGCCCGATACTGGGCGCTCGACAACGCCAACGTGCACCGCGGCATCCACGAGCTCTCCCGACGCGCGACCGACGCCTACGAAGGCGCGCGGATCAAGGTCGCACGCTGGATTGGCGCCGCCGAACCCGCCGAACTGGTGTGGACGAGCGGCACGACCGAGGCCATCAACCTGGTGGCGACCGCGTGGGGGCTCGACAACGTCGGACCGGGCGACGAGATCCTCCTGACCACGCTCGAGCATCACTCCAACATCGTCCCCTGGCAGCTGCTCGCCAGGCGGACCGGGGCTCGGATCCGCTACATCGAGATGGACGGAGCGGGTCGGCTCGCCCTCGACGGCCTGTCCGACCTGCTGACCGAGCGAACCAAGGTGGTCGCGTTCGGCCACGTCTCGAACGCCTTGGGCACGATCAACCCGGTGAGGGAGATCGCCGCGGCGGCCAGGGGGGTAGGTGCGCTCGTCGTGGTCGACGGAGCGCAAGGAGCGGTCCACGCCGAGCTGGATGTGGGAACGCTGGCGGACGCGGGCGTGGACTGCTACGCCTTCAGCGGCCACAAGATGTGCGGTCCGACCGGAATAGGTTGTCTGTGGGCGCGCCGCGAACTGCTCGACACGATGGATCCGTACAAGGGGGGCGGCGAGATGATCGCCGTGGTGAGGCGCGATGCGAGCACCTGGGCCGACCTTCCTCACAAGTTCGAAGCCGGGACCCCCAACATCGCCGGCGCGGTCGGCATGGGTGCGGCGGTCGACTTCCTGGAGGCGATCGGACGTAAGGCGGTGATCGAGCATGAACTCGAGCTCCTGGCCTACGCCCTCGATAGGGTGGGCGAGATCGACGGCGTCACCATCTACGGTCCGCAAGGCGACGACCACTCGGCCATCGTGTCCTTCACGCTCGGGGACGCGCACCCGCACGACATCTCGACCATCCTCGACCTCAGGGGAGTGGCGATCCGGGCGGGCCACCACTGCGCCCAGCTCGCCATGAAGCACTTCGGCGTCGCCGCCACGGCCCGGGCCTCCTTCTACCTCTACAACGACCGCGAAGACGTAGACCGACTCGTCGAAGGACTCCACGAGGTCAAGGAGATCTTCGGATGA
- a CDS encoding non-heme iron oxygenase ferredoxin subunit, whose product MANWVRVIEARKVKQGELRGVSVEKVPVVLANVEGSIYALRDECSHEDYPLSDGEIEGDEIVCLYHGAAFECATGKNTALPAVRPVTSYPVEVRDGEIFVDVG is encoded by the coding sequence ATGGCCAACTGGGTCAGAGTGATTGAAGCGCGCAAAGTCAAGCAGGGAGAGCTGCGCGGCGTGAGCGTCGAGAAGGTGCCCGTCGTGCTGGCGAACGTCGAGGGTAGCATTTATGCGCTGCGGGACGAATGCTCTCACGAGGACTACCCGCTCTCCGACGGTGAAATCGAAGGCGACGAGATCGTCTGCCTCTACCACGGCGCGGCCTTCGAGTGCGCGACCGGCAAGAACACCGCGCTGCCGGCGGTGCGTCCGGTGACCTCCTATCCCGTCGAGGTGCGAGACGGAGAGATCTTCGTCGACGTCGGCTGA